The Salmo salar chromosome ssa06, Ssal_v3.1, whole genome shotgun sequence genome window below encodes:
- the pnrc1 gene encoding proline-rich nuclear receptor coactivator 1, with protein sequence MCPPSPPSRDFEVMLGESLSHPIKNNKPSVLTSHHVGASLNKPRQAMLKKGGRKLRSTMLGLQRTHQQKPMRNNPMHLADNNVAVSKSPVQSAELTTNRTQATALTLHNIKQGTKKELLKSKSVRVERATGPAGQSVHNLNRHNQAAQNLNTRSHRRRHANAPGNALSVMKSHSSCHQKPPSAPFQLLCGEEKKPFNSADSAKIVNVSPAELVPEEELKDGEKIYAGAKFSEPPSPSVLPKPPSHWVGETVPQHSDHNREKMTFHLKSLLKVQDKP encoded by the exons ATGTGTCCCCCCTCGCCACCTTCACGGGACTTTGAAGTCATGTTGGGCGAATCACTAAGTCACCCTATTAAAAACAATAAGCCATCGGTTTTGACATCCCACCATGTCGGGGCCAGCCTAAACAAACCAAGGCAAGCAATGTTGAAGAAAGGTGGGAGGAAACTGCGTTCGACAATGTTGGGGTTACAGCGAACACACCAGCAAAAACCGATGAGAAACAACCCCATGCACCTGGCAGACAACAATGTCGCAGTTTCGAAATCCCCCGTGCAGAGTGCCGAGCTCACGACCAACCGGACCCAGGCGACTGCGTTGACCCTTCACAATATTAAGCAGGGAACAAAAAAAGAG CTACTGAAGTCAAAAAGTGTGAGAGTGGAGAGAGCCACAGGACCAGCAGGCCAGTCTGTCCACAACCTCAATAGACACAATCAAGCTGCCCAGAATCTGAACACCCGGAGCCATAGGCGCAGGCACGCTAATGCACCTGGCAATGCTCTCTCAGTAATGAAAAGCCACAGCAGCTGCCACCAGAAGCCACCCTCTGCTCCCTtccagctcctctgtggagaagaGAAGAAGCCCTTCAACTCAGCTGACAGTGCCAAGATTGTGAATGTATCCCCAGCTGAGCTTGTACCCGAGGAGGAGCTCAAAGACGGAGAGAAGATCTATGCTGGAGCTAAATTCAGCGAGCCCCCGTCTCCAAGTGTCCTGCCCAAACCACCCAGTCACTGGGTTGGTGAGACTGTCCCCCAACATTCCGACCACAACCGAGAGAAAATGACTTTTCATTTGAAGTCTTTGCTGAAGGTTCAAGATAAACCATGA